The proteins below come from a single Pseudochaenichthys georgianus chromosome 14, fPseGeo1.2, whole genome shotgun sequence genomic window:
- the LOC117458547 gene encoding uncharacterized protein: protein MENIDKYIWQRRIHHGVRQQKGTVPFPESVKAGLDFNAALERKDKLDPRLLTNAVMLELCIFARTVTQSEMYFLLEMLDFNFDLGVDLDNDQQYYEYARRAHNKIKGVKNRIRMKTHQRHKDKFSLPDISFSVKITANEQPGRYYPKRNKMVDTSVLTDGSRKSAEPQKTEISEVPSMMKRPGGLRVKARSYPYCEDLGVSLFVRPEDAPKDKLDPNPLTNGVMFELLDFSRVLCGTHNGIVHDLIKQNFGTKFDNTFFSLQLPKQLGRKNACFRTNDSEAFQKETYEIKTLEPMRRKRKAPDYHNLEELVASKRRETLRLDDVNADVCPDSDLSYRCPVDCDTEMQFESEAASEHMVSDGCSSEASFSLDVKQEGEEVFVSQVKPPTYNFNPVLPKILPKHTTVKAVSDLYIEEENEDTKVKTLKQKLWMRRAPRSKQILESSRLNDKFARSREIGLDFNVGSCNKKSLDLQLFTNNTLWEVYKFGKIMSKTVRGFFLEVLEMNFNLVILDHYHEHNLLSYLMSKEKFLQNHPDRQNTEFLNSLFQFLEVYNMVDVTSVFQTGPEVETLQETSLDSNRVEDMDSHPFCKQLGLILWSTDARPAGQKMDLAALTNGAMIEIFMFVRELCSSPHRIVYDILEHNFDLDLQSGETMQVIQRWYGTQKRMSITSKGLVTWKNDLVPLNGHAEPEPEPKSEPEPESESEPESESEPESESEPESEQSQSQSQSQSQSQSQSQSQSQSQSQSQSQSQSQSQSQSQSQSQSQSQSQSQSQSQSQSQSQSQSQSQSQSQSQSQSQSQSQSQSQSQSQSQSQSQSQSQSQSQSQSQSQSQSQSQSQSQNHQYPTTSRVWIQKM, encoded by the coding sequence ATGGAGAACATCGATAAATACATCTGGCAGCGCCGCATCCACCACGGGGTTCGGCAGCAGAAAGGCACCGTCCCATTCCCAGAATCAGTGAAGGCTGGTTTGGACTTCAATGCAGCGTTGGAAAGGAAGGACAAGTTGGATCCGAGGCTGCTCACAAACGCTGTGATGCTGGAGCTTTGCATATTTGCAAGAACTGTGACGCAGTCCGAGATGTATTTCTTGTTGGAAATGCTGGACTTCAACTTTGACCTCGGCGTAGACTTGGACAATGATCAGCAGTACTACGAGTACGCGAGGCGTGctcataataaaataaaaggagTGAAGAATAGAATCAGGATGAAAACTCATCAAAGACATAAAGATAAATTCTCGCTACCAGACATAAGCTTTTCAGTCAAGATCACTGCAAATGAGCAGCCCGGACGCTACTACCCTAAAAGAAACAAAATGGTTGATACTTCGGTATTGACTGATGGCAGCAGGAAGTCAGCAGAACCTCAGAAGACGGAGATCAGTGAAGTCCCGTCAatgatgaagagaccaggaggactACGAGTCAAGGCTAGATCTTACCCATACTGTGAAGACCTCGGTGTGTCTCTGTTTGTACGACCAGAAGACGCACCCAAAGATAAACTCGACCCAAATCCACTAACCAACGGTGTGATGTTTGAACTGCTCGACTTTTCGCGAGTTCTTTGCGGAACGCACAACGGGATAGTTCACGACTTAATTAAGCAAAACTTCGGCACAAAGTTTGATAACACATTTTTCAGTTTGCAACTACCCAAACAGTTGGGGAGGAAGAACGCCTGCTTCAGAACCAACGATAGCGAGGCTTTCCAAAAGGAGACTTATGAAATCAAGACATTGGAGCCGATGCGAAGGAAGCGAAAAGCCCCAGATTACCATAACTTGGAAGAGCTTGTGGCAAGTAAGCGAAGGGAAACGCTGAGACTTGACGATGTTAACGCTGATGTTTGTCCGGATAGTGACCTGTCTTACCGGTGCCCGGTTGACTGTGATACGGAAATGCAGTTTGAGTCGGAGGCAGCATCGGAACACATGGTGTCTGATGGTTGTTCATCAGAAGCAAGTTTTTCTCTGGATGTAAAGCAGGAAGGAGAGGAAGTTTTTGTCTCTCAAGTGAAGCCTCCGACTTATAACTTCAACCCTGTTTTGCCTAAGATTCTTCCAAAACACACAACTGTGAAAGCAGTCTCAGATCTGTATATTGAAGAAGAAAATGAGGACACGAAAGTTAAAACTCTCAAACAAAAGCTGTGGATGAGGAGGGCTCCTCGCTCAAAACAAATCCTGGAGTCTAGCAGATTAAACGACAAGTTTGCCCGCAGCAGAGAGATAGGTTTAGACTTTAACGTGGGCTCGTGTAACAAGAAGAGCCTGGATCTACAACTATTCACCAACAACACGTTGTGGGAGGTTTATAAATTCGGTAAAATTATGTCAAAGACTGTACGCGGATTCTTTTTGGAAGTTCTGGAAATGAACTTTAACCTGGTCATCCTAGATCATTATCATGAGCACAACCTTTTAAGTTATCTGATGTCTAAAGAGAAGTTCCTGCAGAACCACCCTGACAGGCAGAACACCGAGTTTCTAAACAGTCTCTTTCAGTTCCTGGAAGTTTACAACATGGTTGATGTGACCAGCGTCTTTCAAACTGGACCAGAAGTTGAGACGCTCCAGGAGACAAGCTTGGATTCAAACCGGGTGGAAGATATGGATTCACATCCGTTTTGTAAACAGTTAGGCCTTATCCTTTGGTCCACAGACGCACGCCCGGCAGGCCAGAAGATGGATTTGGCGGCCCTAACCAACGGAGCCATGATTGAAATATTCATGTTTGTCAGAGAGTTGTGTAGCTCGCCCCACAGGATAGTCTACGACATTCTGGAGCACAACTTTGATCTTGATCTGCAAAGCGGAGAAACCATGCAGGTGATCCAGAGATGGTACGGCACACAGAAAAGAATGAGCATCACGTCAAAGGGTTTAGTTACCTGGAAGAATGACCTCGTCCCATTGAATGGCCACGCAGAGCCAGAACCAGAACCAAAATCAGAGCCAGAGCCAGAGTCAGAGTCAGAGCCAGAGTCAGAGTCAGAGCCAGAGTCAGAGTCAGAGCCAGAGTCAGAACAGAGTCAGAGCCAGAGTCAGAGCCAGAGTCAGAGTCAGAGCCAGAGTCAGAGCCAGAGTCAGAGCCAGAGCCAGAGCCAGAGCCAGAGCCAGAGCCAGAGCCAGAGCCAGAGCCAGAGCCAGAGCCAGAGCCAGAGCCAGAGTCAGAGCCAGAGCCAGAGCCAGAGTCAGAGTCAGAGCCAGAGCcagagtcagagtcagagtcagagtcagagccagagccagagccagagccagagtcagagtcagagtcagagCCAGAGTCAGAGCCAGAGTCAGAGCCAGAGCCAGAGCCAGAGCCAGAGTCAGAGTCAGAGCCAGAGCCAGAGTCAGAGTCAGAGCCAGAGCCAGAGTCAGAACCACCAATATCCAACCACCAGCAGGGTCTGGATTCAGAAGATGTGA